From the Cryptomeria japonica chromosome 2, Sugi_1.0, whole genome shotgun sequence genome, one window contains:
- the LOC131073222 gene encoding alpha pinene synthase, chloroplastic, with amino-acid sequence MALLSVSPLVFPKLLRKPYASDQSSMVLNSCSKDAVQRKKALRPTKSINAILITHQPGLTRRIGNHHPNLWDDGFLQSLEMPYEGPPYVERSKALVREVKEMFNAVLTKQSGDDLFQCLSMVDNVERLGIERHFQEEIKLTLDHVYRYWNKKGIAAGRNSSISDLNTTVLGFRIFRLHRYNVSSDALESFKGKDGKFLKSSTQSKEEIQSIINLFRASLIAFPNEKVMDEAKSFSTKYLKQALQNIDDSNLSREIEFNLEYGWHTNVPRLEARHYIEIYGEDSSWAEKTIKGMPHLSNTKVLELAKLDFNMMQCMQQRELQILSRWWVESGLSKLEFARHRHVEYYFWAAGGVIEPKYFAFRIGFAKLSALITYLDDIYDTYGTYEELQLFTEAIKKWDPLATEGLPEYMKIAYIAFYDGVKDMVKEAQITQGRDTFDYVKNAWEVYIDSYMQEAKWLVEGYIPTLEEYLENGKVSSGSRVVTLQPVLAIDAILPENILPEIDYPSKFDELLCLTLRVKGDTRTFEVEADRGEIVSCITCYMRDHPGSTKEEAINHLTALCDELLKELNWEYLKPDNVPPISKDCAYAVSRGLQLLYKERDGFSVASKDTKNHIIKTMIEPFPI; translated from the exons ATGGCTTTGCTTTCTGTGTCTCCTTTGGTTTTTCCTAAGTTACTTAGAAAGCCTTATGCATCTGATCAATCTTCTATGGTATTAAATTCTTGTAGTAAAGATGCAGTTCAAAGAAAGAAAGCGCTTAGACCTACGAAAAGTATAAATGCTATTTTGATTACTCATCAACCAGGCTTAACACGACGTATAGGCAATCACCACCCTAATTTATGGGACGATGGTTTCCTTCAGTCACTTGAAATGCCTTATGAG GGCCCTCCATACGTTGAACGCTCCAAGGCACTTGTTAGGGAGGTCAAGGAGATGTTCAATGCAGTGTTGACAAAACAAAGTGGAGATGATCTCTTCCAATGCCTCTCCATGGTAGATAACGTTGAACGGCTCGGAATAGAAAGACATTTCCAAGAGGAGATAAAACTAACTCTTGATCATGTTTACAG GTACTGGAACAAAAAAGGCATTGCAGCTGGGAGGAATAGTTCTATTTCTGATCTCAATACTACCGTTTTGGGTTTTCGAATTTTTCGACTTCATAGATACAACGTTTCTTCTG ATGCGTTGGAGAGCTTCAAGGGTAAAGACGGAAAATTCTTGAAGTCTAGTACTCaatcaaaagaggaaatacaaAGTATTATAAATTTATTTCGAGCATCACTCATTGCATTTCCAAATGAGAAGGTTATGGATGAAGCTAAATCCTTTTCCACTAAATATTTAAAACAAGCTCTACAAAATATTGATGATTCCAATCtttcaagagag ATAGAATTCAATTTGGAGTATGGATGGCACACTAATGTTCCAAGATTGGAAGCTAGACATTATATCGAGATATACGGAGAGGATAGTTCATGGGCTGAAAAGACCATAAAAGG AATGCCTCATTTGAGTAACACAAAAGTTTTAGAGCTAGCAAAGTTGGACTTCAACATGATGCAGTGCATGCAACAACGAGAGCTTCAGATCCTTTCAAG GTGGTGGGTAGAATCCGGTTTGTCAAAACTGGAATTTGCTCGACATAGACACGTTGAATACTACTTTTGGGCAGCTGGTGGTGTGATTGAGCCAAAGTATTTTGCATTCAGAATCGGCTTTGCAAAGTTATCTGCACTTATAACATATTTGGATGACATCTATGACACATATGGAACTTATGAGGAGCTCCAACTCTTCACTGAAGCCATTAAAAA ATGGGATCCATTGGCCACAGAGGGGCTACCAGAGTATATGAAAATTGCATATATAGCCTTCTATGATGGGGTGAAGGACATGGTTAAAGAAGCCCAAATCACTCAAGGCCGAGATACATTTGACTATGTTAAAAATGCT TGGGAAGTTTATATTGATTCATATATGCAAGAAGCAAAGTGGCTTGTTGAAGGCTATATACCAACTTTGGAGGAGTATTTAGAGAATGGAAAAGTTAGTAGTGGTTCACGTGTGGTGACTTTACAGCCTGTATTAGCAATAGACGCAATTCTTCCAGAAAACATCTTACCAGAAATTGATTATCCTTCAAAGTTTGATGAACTTTTATGCTTAACACTTAGAGTTAAAGGTGATACAAGAACGTTTGAG GTTGAAGCTGATCGTGGAGAAATAGTATCTTGTATAACTTGTTATATGAGAGACCACCCTGGATCTACTAAGGAAGAGGCTATAAATCATCTCACGGCCTTATGTGATGAACTCCTCAAAGAGTTGAATTGGGAATATTTGAAACCTGATAATGTTCCACCCATTAGCAAAGATTGTGCTTATGCAGTGTCCCGAGGTTTACAACTTCTCTATAAAGAGAGAGATGGATTTAGTGTTGCTAGCAAAGATACAAAGAATcatatcatcaaaaccatgattgaACCTTTTCCAATATGA